In Phycisphaerae bacterium, the genomic window AAAAAACCGCAGCGCCCGTTCTGAAAAGCCGCTCCGTGCGCAGAAATGAGGCCCGCCGCGGGTACGCCAACCCGCCGACCTTCGTACGCATCCCACTCTGCGAGACTTATGACAACGCAACCGTCTCACCGCTCGCCGCGGGCGCTGGTCAAGCGCGGGGGCGGGCGGTATACTGCGGTTCCGCATCGGGCGGCACGGCCGCGCGGTGCGTGCGCGACGCGGTGGCGTAGCTCAGCTGGTTCAGAGCGGCGGATTCATAACCCGCAGGTCGACGGTTCAAGTCCGTCCGCCACCATTTCCCCCTCGTCCGCGACACCACACGTCGCGACGCGACAACTCGCGTCGGCAGAGTCGTTTACGCCGCACTCTGATTCGGCACCGATCGAGCAAGTCGCGTTGTGTCGCGTGCTTTCCCCGCCCGTCAGTACAACATCGGGTACAACAGGGGGTACAACCACTTCGCCGCAGTCGCCGTCAGTGCCGGTGGGCCGCAGCGCGGCGCGTTCGGCATCCACGTGGTCGTCGGTGCCGAGATCGGGCAGACCCTCGACCGCGGCCGTCGCGTTCAAGAGCGTCTCGTCGGTATAGACCCGCATGGTCAAATCGATGGACGTGTGTCGGGCGAGCTTCTGTGCGACCCGCGGTGTGACGCCGGCTACGCTCAACCACGAGATGAACGTGTGTCGCAGCGCGTGCCGATCTACCACACGCCCCCGGTCGTCAGCCAGCACGATGCCCGCCCGCGTGCAGTCCGACTTGAACGTGGCGCGGGTCGGCGTCGTCAGGAACACGCGTGCCTTCGGCTGCGCTGGGTCGGGCTTCTGCTTGCGGAGCTTGTCCGCGAGCGTGCGCTTCAGCGGCACCGTGTCCGCCCGCCCGCTCTTGGTCGTCACCGCCCGCAAGCGTACGCAGGGCGTCAGGCTGTCGAGGTCCAGGTCCGACCACCGCAGCGCGGCAATCTCGGCCACGCGCAAGCCCGTGTAGAGAGCGAATTCGTACCAGAGTGCCCGCGGTCCGGCGTACTGAAGGAGCTTCTCGGCTTCGGCAAAGGTTAGCGCCCGACGAACGCGCGTCGGATTGCGACCATGCGCCGCGATCTGCTTGACGGGGTTCGCCTCGATTGCCTTCGCGATGCTCACGCCGTATTCGCACAGCCCGTGAATGTGGGAGCGGTAGATGTTGAAGGTCTTGGCGCTCTTGCGCAACGCAGTCAGCGTGCCGAGCGCCGTGTCGAGGTTGGCGGCGTTCAGTTCGGCGACCTTGGCGACGCCCCGGTCGATTAACCACTTCCCAACGCGCAGGGCCTCTTTGACATACGACCGGCGCAGCGGCCGCCCCTTCACACGTTTCCGGCGCAGGTGCCGGACGTAGTCCGCCAGCAGCTTGCGCACCGGTGTGCTAGCGGCATCGACGTACGCGTTCGTTAGGCCCGCCGCCTCGCGTTGACGACGTTCCAGCAGGTCGCGGAGCACCTTCTCGGCGACCTCGCGATTCGTAACGGGTGCTCCGCTCGGCAACGCAAGGGCGTGTCGCTTCTCCTCGCCGTCCAGCGGGCTGACGTAGCACGCGTGAAAGTGCTTCCCCTTGGAGCGCACCTTGCGGCCTTTCTTGTGGCGGATAATGGTGGGGCGAAAAACGAATGCCATGTTCAACCCCCCTTTGCCTTGCGGCGCCGCACGGGCCGCAGTTCCAGGTTCAACATCCGGCAGAGCTTCCCGGCGCTGGTCATGTTCAGCCCGCGCTGGCCGTGCATGAACCGCACGATCGCAGCCCGGTCTACCCCCGAGTCGCGGCTCAGCGTGTACATCGTCTCGCCGGCTCGGATCGCAGCCCCCATCGCCTTGCGAAGCTGCCCTTCTAGGTCGAGCGTCTTGTCACTCATCTTGGCCTCCATGCTACAAACATAACTCGCATCCAAGCTCATGTCAAACCTCAGCGCTGTTTTTTGTCAGCGTACCCGCCGCCCAACGCCGACCGGGCGGGTCGCGCCAGCCGACCGAGCCGCTGCTCGATGTTGTCCGCCCAGCGTGTGTAGTAGTCGGCGGTGTCCGGGTGCAGCTCCTGGCAGCGGTGGGCCTTGCGCCGCAGCTCGGCCGCCCACGCTGCCGGCGTCCAGCCGACCGGCACGTCGCCAAGCGCCAGGGGGCCGTGGACGGGCGGGAATTCGGCGGGCGC contains:
- a CDS encoding site-specific integrase, translating into MAFVFRPTIIRHKKGRKVRSKGKHFHACYVSPLDGEEKRHALALPSGAPVTNREVAEKVLRDLLERRQREAAGLTNAYVDAASTPVRKLLADYVRHLRRKRVKGRPLRRSYVKEALRVGKWLIDRGVAKVAELNAANLDTALGTLTALRKSAKTFNIYRSHIHGLCEYGVSIAKAIEANPVKQIAAHGRNPTRVRRALTFAEAEKLLQYAGPRALWYEFALYTGLRVAEIAALRWSDLDLDSLTPCVRLRAVTTKSGRADTVPLKRTLADKLRKQKPDPAQPKARVFLTTPTRATFKSDCTRAGIVLADDRGRVVDRHALRHTFISWLSVAGVTPRVAQKLARHTSIDLTMRVYTDETLLNATAAVEGLPDLGTDDHVDAERAALRPTGTDGDCGEVVVPPVVPDVVLTGGESTRHNATCSIGAESECGVNDSADASCRVATCGVADEGEMVADGLEPSTCGL